A region of Acidithiobacillus ferridurans DNA encodes the following proteins:
- a CDS encoding pyridoxal phosphate-dependent aminotransferase, with protein sequence MSAERGGVDFDRVIPRRGTGCLKWDGAAERFGAEVLPMWVADMDFAAPDTVITALQERLNHPIFGYPGNEGTMLQAAADWLARRHDWRPESDAIACISGVVPALYAAVRAFTQPGEAIIVMPPIYPPFMTAVEDNGRKLLLAPLIADDTGHYRMNWDALEIAVQRAKLLILCSPHNPVGRVWTPEELQRLGTLCADADCVVVSDEIHADLSQHPHSPFPSRFPRSILLTSAGKSFNLAGLGGGVSVIPDAGLRRTFLTEVRRSQIQHTNLFALTAMTGVWRHGAEWQSALRGYLADNARFISEYLMRELPEVGYRQPEFGYLAWLDVHHYGNDETLARRLLQAGLGLNPGPSFGPGGEGFLRLNFATPRSILEEGLGHLRQALHR encoded by the coding sequence ATGAGCGCGGAACGGGGCGGCGTCGACTTCGACCGGGTCATTCCACGACGCGGAACTGGATGCCTCAAATGGGATGGTGCCGCAGAACGCTTTGGCGCTGAAGTGCTGCCCATGTGGGTGGCGGACATGGATTTCGCCGCACCGGACACGGTCATCACCGCTTTGCAGGAACGCCTGAATCACCCCATTTTCGGTTATCCGGGCAATGAAGGGACCATGTTGCAGGCCGCCGCCGACTGGCTGGCCAGACGCCATGACTGGCGGCCGGAAAGCGACGCGATCGCCTGCATCAGCGGTGTCGTTCCCGCCCTTTACGCAGCCGTACGGGCCTTCACCCAGCCGGGCGAAGCGATCATCGTCATGCCGCCCATTTATCCGCCGTTCATGACTGCAGTGGAGGACAACGGGCGGAAATTGCTGCTGGCCCCGCTGATCGCGGATGACACCGGCCATTACCGCATGAACTGGGATGCCCTGGAAATCGCCGTCCAGCGGGCGAAACTGTTGATCCTCTGCTCGCCCCACAACCCGGTGGGGCGGGTCTGGACACCGGAAGAACTGCAACGACTGGGCACACTGTGCGCCGATGCCGACTGCGTGGTGGTCAGCGATGAAATCCATGCCGACCTCAGTCAGCATCCGCACAGCCCTTTCCCCAGCCGCTTCCCGCGCTCGATCCTCCTGACCTCTGCCGGCAAAAGCTTCAATCTGGCGGGACTGGGCGGCGGGGTCAGCGTCATCCCCGACGCTGGGCTGCGTCGTACCTTTCTGACCGAGGTCCGGCGCAGTCAGATTCAGCACACCAACCTCTTCGCGCTGACCGCCATGACCGGCGTCTGGCGGCACGGCGCGGAATGGCAGTCCGCGTTGCGCGGTTATCTGGCGGACAACGCCCGTTTCATCAGCGAATACCTGATGCGGGAGCTACCCGAGGTCGGCTATCGGCAACCGGAGTTCGGGTACCTCGCCTGGCTGGACGTGCATCATTACGGCAACGACGAGACGCTGGCGCGGCGTCTGCTGCAAGCAGGTCTCGGCCTCAATCCCGGGCCCAGTTTCGGGCCGGGTGGTGAGGGTTTCTTGCGACTGAACTTCGCCACCCCCCGAAGCATCCTGGAAGAAGGGCTGGGGCACTTGCGACAGGCCTTGCACCGCTAG
- a CDS encoding ArnT family glycosyltransferase — translation MTTTNTRNYWLLFALAAASFVFTLHNVQYTGEEAVYPLMSYEMWYHGHLLTPVMYGQDYWRPPLDNWLITMVSMWIGWSHMLVAARLIAALATVGSGLLVGWFAGRIWKERRLAAFAALVYITLGDVLFYDGWLAYSDPLFAFFCLAAMLFGWLAVMERRVGFFAIAVLALSCAFLTKALTVYVFYGVAVLVVTYQTRGWRFLFSWPSWAIHLLALVVPVLWYAMAPAGGTMAHGMFDDIIGKLQGQGLLDYLHQFFVFPAQTFGQLLPVGGVVLYAMLRRYPISRMNDPQVRTALWIAGVNYLPYWLSPQSGIRYLMPLYGIVALVLAGWVVDSEKTRRLAVKWMMAAILLKYFFALWAFPAYTDRFRPHISAIARDVLMQTRGASLYVTNAAWVGIGVTADIDLAIRPHPPLVTPPSNLANGFVISYPGAVPPGYTVVSRYQGVWLLCRGTVCGQKDKSHE, via the coding sequence ATGACCACAACGAACACCAGAAACTACTGGCTGCTTTTCGCACTCGCCGCGGCTAGCTTCGTCTTTACCCTCCATAACGTCCAGTATACCGGTGAAGAAGCGGTTTATCCGCTCATGTCCTATGAAATGTGGTATCACGGCCATCTGCTCACCCCGGTCATGTACGGACAGGACTATTGGCGCCCGCCCTTGGATAATTGGCTCATCACCATGGTGTCCATGTGGATTGGCTGGTCTCACATGCTGGTTGCAGCACGATTGATCGCGGCTTTGGCGACGGTGGGTTCCGGACTGCTGGTGGGATGGTTCGCAGGAAGAATCTGGAAGGAGAGGAGGCTGGCTGCTTTCGCTGCCTTGGTGTATATCACGTTGGGGGACGTGCTCTTTTACGATGGCTGGCTGGCGTATAGTGACCCGCTGTTCGCCTTTTTCTGTTTGGCGGCCATGCTTTTTGGATGGCTTGCGGTGATGGAGCGGCGTGTTGGCTTCTTCGCTATTGCCGTGCTGGCGTTGTCTTGTGCGTTTCTTACCAAGGCTCTGACCGTCTATGTATTTTACGGTGTGGCGGTATTGGTGGTGACCTACCAAACCCGCGGCTGGCGTTTTTTGTTTTCGTGGCCTTCCTGGGCCATACATCTTCTGGCGTTGGTGGTCCCCGTCCTCTGGTATGCCATGGCCCCAGCCGGTGGCACCATGGCCCATGGAATGTTCGACGACATCATCGGCAAATTGCAGGGGCAGGGATTGCTGGATTACCTGCATCAGTTTTTTGTCTTTCCTGCGCAGACTTTCGGGCAGTTGCTTCCGGTCGGAGGCGTCGTGTTATATGCCATGTTGCGCCGTTATCCGATTTCCCGTATGAACGATCCGCAGGTACGGACGGCTCTATGGATAGCGGGAGTAAATTACCTGCCCTATTGGCTATCGCCGCAAAGTGGGATCCGTTACCTGATGCCGCTCTATGGAATAGTGGCACTGGTATTGGCGGGGTGGGTCGTTGATTCCGAAAAGACACGGCGTTTGGCCGTAAAGTGGATGATGGCAGCCATCCTTCTCAAATATTTTTTCGCGCTATGGGCCTTTCCCGCGTATACCGATCGGTTTCGCCCGCATATCAGCGCCATAGCGCGGGACGTGCTCATGCAAACCCGTGGGGCATCCCTCTATGTTACGAACGCTGCATGGGTAGGTATCGGCGTGACAGCCGACATAGACCTGGCGATAAGGCCGCATCCTCCACTGGTAACGCCGCCATCAAATTTGGCCAACGGATTCGTCATCAGCTACCCTGGGGCGGTGCCGCCCGGCTATACCGTTGTGTCACGGTATCAGGGCGTGTGGCTGCTATGTCGCGGCACGGTTTGCGGTCAGAAGGACAAAAGCCATGAATGA
- the waaA gene encoding lipid IV(A) 3-deoxy-D-manno-octulosonic acid transferase → MMSRRLYAFLLWLLTPVVLGYTLWRAWRRPAYRERWWERFGWGPRRSDRPIWIHAVSVGETIAAIPLVRALQARYPELPILMTSTTPTGAAVVSQRLGTEVLRYYLPYDLSAAVTRFLRRQRPRLGIIMETEIWPNLCHAASREGVPLMLANARLSQRSLRGYARFRTLFAPALASMSAVAAQSSEDAAAFRRLGAEHVVVTGNIKYDLPEPVAARERGRQWRQRFAGRPVWVFASTHAGEEQMALAALEDLQRQWPNLLLVLIPRHPSRRPEVMARMQAKGVSFALRSRAEDVGARAVFLIDTLGEVMDFYAAADVVTIGGSFVPAGGHNPLEAAALARPVTFGPHMDNFKGITQDLLAANAAVQVADAAALVAQLGAWLTTQGPATEMGDRALAFLQQQRGALRRTFALLDHLVP, encoded by the coding sequence ATGATGAGCCGCCGCCTCTACGCCTTTCTGCTCTGGTTGCTCACCCCTGTCGTCCTGGGTTATACCCTTTGGCGGGCCTGGCGACGGCCTGCCTACCGGGAGCGCTGGTGGGAGCGTTTCGGCTGGGGGCCGCGCCGGTCGGATCGGCCTATCTGGATTCATGCGGTGAGTGTGGGGGAGACTATTGCGGCGATTCCCCTGGTGCGGGCTTTGCAGGCACGTTATCCGGAGCTGCCCATTCTGATGACCAGCACAACGCCGACGGGAGCTGCAGTAGTTAGTCAGCGTTTGGGTACGGAAGTGCTGCGGTATTATCTGCCTTATGACCTGTCAGCGGCGGTCACGCGCTTTTTGCGCCGCCAGCGACCACGCCTGGGGATTATCATGGAAACGGAGATCTGGCCCAATCTCTGTCATGCGGCCAGCCGTGAGGGCGTGCCCCTGATGCTGGCCAATGCCCGGCTCTCGCAGCGATCGCTTCGGGGTTACGCTCGTTTCCGGACGCTCTTTGCCCCCGCACTGGCCAGTATGAGCGCTGTTGCGGCCCAGAGTTCGGAGGATGCGGCGGCTTTCCGCCGCCTGGGGGCAGAGCATGTGGTGGTGACCGGTAATATCAAATATGACCTGCCCGAACCTGTCGCCGCGCGGGAGCGGGGGCGTCAGTGGCGACAGCGCTTCGCTGGGCGACCGGTCTGGGTATTCGCTTCCACGCATGCCGGTGAGGAGCAGATGGCGCTGGCGGCGCTGGAAGACTTGCAGCGCCAATGGCCGAATCTGCTGCTGGTGCTGATTCCCCGCCATCCCTCGCGGCGACCGGAGGTGATGGCGCGGATGCAGGCAAAGGGAGTGTCCTTTGCCTTGCGCTCGCGTGCCGAGGACGTGGGGGCGCGCGCGGTTTTTCTGATAGATACACTGGGTGAGGTGATGGACTTCTACGCGGCGGCAGATGTGGTGACCATCGGTGGCAGTTTTGTGCCGGCGGGGGGGCATAATCCCCTGGAAGCTGCAGCACTGGCACGCCCGGTTACCTTCGGCCCGCATATGGATAATTTTAAGGGCATCACCCAGGATTTGCTGGCGGCCAACGCGGCGGTTCAGGTGGCGGATGCCGCGGCACTGGTAGCGCAGTTGGGTGCGTGGTTGACTACCCAGGGGCCAGCGACAGAGATGGGCGACCGTGCCCTGGCGTTTCTGCAGCAGCAGCGTGGCGCGCTAAGGCGTACTTTTGCCCTGCTGGATCATCTCGTTCCGTAA
- a CDS encoding O-antigen ligase family protein — translation MIPGLFLAGLILNWIVGLCQWLGIWKWNPLIPRLGPVGYANHIFLSMTLTMALLWIAYDMRDRVLLPRWVNAMLAVAFLLQLGMGAGRTGQLLFVILMPLAVWVLFRGRWRYWALGGIALTIIGMGMSPIVQHRVQEGLQNLQVVSKGDYDTSWGLRVLMAQGALHMGFQHPILGVGTGNYANEMAQLQKNHILPDLPSPLIMSQPQNSYLLELAMLGIPGLLLLVWFLWAVTAPAWRLKAVPEGWFVLVYMAVFIAGSFSDTLIWGYANVFSLALLAALPIPLAQDGLRGATTTDNRFA, via the coding sequence ATGATTCCGGGTTTATTTCTGGCGGGATTGATATTGAACTGGATAGTCGGCTTATGTCAGTGGCTTGGAATATGGAAATGGAATCCGTTGATTCCGAGGCTTGGTCCTGTCGGTTATGCCAATCATATTTTTCTCAGCATGACGCTGACCATGGCATTGCTATGGATAGCCTACGATATGCGGGATAGGGTCTTGTTGCCGAGATGGGTAAACGCAATGCTCGCGGTAGCCTTTCTGCTGCAATTGGGCATGGGGGCCGGACGTACTGGTCAGCTGCTTTTCGTTATCCTCATGCCGCTTGCGGTATGGGTATTATTCAGGGGGCGGTGGCGTTATTGGGCGTTGGGGGGTATTGCGCTGACAATAATTGGGATGGGAATGTCTCCCATTGTTCAGCATCGAGTGCAAGAAGGATTGCAAAATTTACAAGTCGTCAGCAAGGGTGATTACGATACCAGTTGGGGACTACGTGTTTTGATGGCCCAGGGTGCACTGCACATGGGCTTCCAGCATCCTATCCTAGGGGTTGGTACAGGCAATTACGCAAACGAGATGGCACAATTACAGAAAAATCATATTCTACCTGATCTGCCATCTCCGTTGATCATGAGCCAGCCTCAAAACAGTTATCTCCTTGAACTGGCCATGCTGGGCATTCCCGGTCTATTGCTGCTGGTGTGGTTCTTATGGGCCGTAACGGCACCAGCATGGCGATTGAAGGCGGTTCCCGAAGGCTGGTTTGTTTTAGTTTATATGGCGGTATTTATAGCTGGTAGTTTTTCTGACACATTGATTTGGGGGTATGCTAATGTATTCTCGCTGGCGCTACTGGCTGCCTTACCAATCCCCCTTGCCCAGGATGGCTTACGTGGCGCGACTACAACTGACAATCGCTTCGCGTAG
- a CDS encoding glycosyltransferase family 2 protein, which translates to MKFCVIIVNYNGVSKTLDAMSSCLAEGVLAQHCIVIDNGSDDGSVEVISQRFPDAKILANSCNAGFARAVNQGLAVADRDFVMVLNNDAQLLSGTLEAVTCCFLAWPRAALVGARLIDPVGRTQNVVAALPRFWHEILPRALLKRMAPKYFGGRLSGERQSVNVPSLIGAAMTVRRSFLPQLGMLDEDFFFYLEETEWCARAHRLGFDVVFCPDARVEHALGGTARKFQVGSRIEFQRSRLLYARKVEGRIPWVVLSFWMPVKAAINFLANGIAMVLTLGLLPRQRKRCLTYGGILMWHLLFRPTHWGLPGKCSK; encoded by the coding sequence ATGAAATTTTGCGTTATTATTGTTAACTACAATGGCGTATCAAAAACACTTGACGCAATGTCTTCCTGTCTTGCGGAGGGCGTGTTGGCGCAGCATTGTATCGTCATCGATAATGGTAGCGATGACGGGTCGGTGGAGGTGATTTCGCAACGGTTTCCCGACGCCAAAATATTGGCGAACAGTTGTAATGCCGGCTTCGCCCGTGCGGTCAACCAGGGGTTGGCAGTCGCTGATCGTGATTTTGTCATGGTTCTGAATAATGACGCGCAATTATTATCGGGTACGCTGGAGGCTGTGACATGCTGTTTTCTGGCCTGGCCTCGAGCGGCCCTTGTGGGTGCCCGCCTGATTGACCCGGTTGGTCGTACCCAAAATGTAGTGGCGGCATTGCCGCGATTCTGGCACGAAATATTGCCAAGGGCGCTGCTCAAAAGAATGGCACCAAAATACTTCGGTGGGCGTCTATCAGGGGAGCGTCAATCGGTAAATGTTCCCAGCCTGATCGGTGCAGCAATGACGGTACGCCGTTCTTTCTTGCCTCAATTGGGCATGCTGGACGAAGATTTCTTCTTTTATCTGGAAGAAACGGAATGGTGCGCACGTGCTCATCGCCTTGGATTTGACGTGGTGTTTTGTCCAGATGCCAGGGTGGAGCATGCGCTCGGTGGCACCGCTAGGAAATTTCAAGTAGGGTCGCGCATTGAATTTCAGCGCTCACGGTTGCTCTATGCACGTAAGGTGGAGGGACGCATTCCCTGGGTAGTTTTATCTTTTTGGATGCCAGTAAAGGCAGCAATTAATTTTCTTGCCAACGGAATAGCAATGGTGCTTACTCTCGGGCTTCTTCCTCGTCAGCGGAAACGTTGTTTGACCTATGGAGGAATACTGATGTGGCATCTCCTGTTCCGGCCAACACATTGGGGCTTGCCGGGGAAGTGCAGTAAATGA
- the waaC gene encoding lipopolysaccharide heptosyltransferase I has product MKILLLRLSSMGDVLHTLPAVTDMRQARPDLCLHWLVEPAFAPLAQLHPGVTRVIPFSLRVHKERWRGLAAALRDLRQGLRDEHYDHILDAQGLYKSALLGRLGGAPLWGLDAASAREPGATRLYHRRFCVAWGQSAISRNRQLFAQALNYPLPETPPDYGLQVAIARLRKDTLAQPWSELARQPFVLGFHGTSRENKEWQEDHWWALAALLRQVGLRLLLPAGNAREAARARRIAEQADNVVALPPATLPELAALIVRADAYVGMDTGLSYLAGALGLAGVTLYGPTARDRFSVAESRQASLQSSEPCAPCGKSRCPLPEAKKGLILCQQAMRPERVWTALSPLLEHRS; this is encoded by the coding sequence ATGAAGATTCTGCTGCTGCGCCTGAGTTCCATGGGCGACGTGCTGCATACCCTGCCGGCGGTGACGGATATGCGACAGGCCCGCCCGGATCTATGCTTACACTGGTTGGTTGAGCCCGCATTCGCGCCCCTCGCCCAGTTGCATCCCGGGGTCACGCGGGTGATCCCCTTCTCTCTGCGTGTTCATAAAGAACGGTGGCGAGGCTTGGCGGCTGCGCTGCGAGATTTACGCCAGGGTCTACGGGACGAGCATTACGACCATATTCTCGACGCCCAGGGCCTCTACAAAAGCGCCTTGCTGGGCCGTCTGGGCGGTGCGCCCCTGTGGGGTCTGGATGCCGCCAGCGCCCGCGAACCGGGTGCCACCCGGCTATATCATCGCCGGTTTTGCGTGGCCTGGGGGCAGTCCGCCATCAGTCGGAATCGCCAGCTGTTCGCACAGGCTTTGAACTACCCCTTACCGGAAACACCGCCGGATTATGGTTTGCAGGTGGCCATCGCGCGCCTGCGTAAAGACACGCTGGCGCAGCCTTGGAGCGAACTGGCGCGGCAGCCCTTTGTGCTGGGTTTTCACGGGACCTCGCGGGAGAACAAGGAATGGCAGGAAGACCACTGGTGGGCATTGGCCGCCCTGTTGCGACAGGTGGGGTTGCGTTTGTTGCTGCCCGCAGGCAATGCGCGCGAGGCGGCGCGCGCCCGGCGCATCGCGGAACAGGCGGATAATGTGGTCGCCCTACCCCCCGCCACGTTGCCGGAGCTTGCCGCCTTGATCGTGCGGGCTGATGCCTATGTCGGTATGGATACAGGCCTTTCTTATCTGGCCGGTGCCCTGGGGCTGGCGGGGGTTACTTTGTACGGACCGACGGCCAGGGATCGGTTTTCTGTGGCAGAGAGCCGTCAGGCCAGCCTGCAAAGTTCCGAGCCTTGCGCGCCGTGCGGTAAATCCCGATGCCCGTTGCCGGAGGCGAAAAAAGGCCTGATACTCTGCCAGCAGGCCATGCGCCCGGAGCGGGTCTGGACGGCCTTATCCCCTTTGCTGGAGCACCGATCATGA
- a CDS encoding glycosyltransferase family 4 protein: protein MTAAPRLLWVGTNPGGGGTETHMVTLSRALAERGAEVHCLVHPQGRIAQALETAPVTRHFGVFRNSADPGGIRALRRAIRMVQPDWVIGSFSKEYWPLALISRSEGRPLALFRHMDLRLKPSTRWLLSRWPLRLFAISAYLRERLILQGVPAERVEVLANPLRLADFQRDCTARTRQRAALGLTDEDFLVGFVGAWHRGKGVFMLADAIDAAHATDARVHELWLGGGTHEAELRAYLEDKPWHHLLGWQDPATPWYSVMDVLALPSIEPDTFGRVCLEAQACATPVLGAAMGGIPESFAADRSGLLLPAGNMACWRDAILRLAADRHLCAEFGAAGPEYARHFDAGIIARNFLATLAR from the coding sequence TTGACCGCCGCCCCGCGTCTGCTCTGGGTGGGCACCAATCCCGGCGGTGGTGGTACGGAGACGCATATGGTCACCCTGAGTCGCGCCCTGGCCGAACGGGGGGCGGAGGTGCATTGTCTGGTGCATCCGCAAGGACGGATCGCGCAGGCGCTGGAGACCGCGCCGGTGACCAGGCATTTCGGAGTCTTCCGCAATAGCGCCGATCCCGGCGGCATCCGTGCCTTGCGTCGGGCTATCCGTATGGTGCAGCCGGACTGGGTTATCGGCAGCTTCAGCAAGGAATACTGGCCGCTGGCGCTGATCAGCCGCAGCGAGGGGCGGCCTCTGGCATTGTTCCGGCACATGGATCTACGCCTCAAGCCCAGTACCCGCTGGCTGCTCTCGCGTTGGCCTCTGCGCTTGTTCGCGATCTCCGCCTATCTGCGAGAGCGGCTGATCCTGCAGGGCGTGCCCGCAGAACGTGTCGAAGTATTGGCGAATCCCCTGCGTCTGGCAGATTTCCAGCGTGATTGCACGGCGCGAACGCGGCAGCGCGCCGCCTTGGGATTGACGGATGAGGATTTTCTCGTGGGCTTTGTCGGCGCCTGGCACCGTGGCAAGGGTGTGTTCATGCTTGCCGATGCCATTGACGCCGCGCATGCCACCGATGCACGGGTGCATGAGCTGTGGTTGGGGGGAGGCACCCATGAAGCGGAGTTGCGCGCGTATCTGGAGGATAAGCCCTGGCATCATCTGCTGGGCTGGCAAGATCCGGCAACGCCCTGGTACAGCGTCATGGATGTCCTTGCCTTGCCTTCCATCGAGCCGGATACCTTTGGCCGCGTCTGTCTGGAGGCGCAGGCCTGCGCGACACCGGTGCTGGGTGCGGCCATGGGGGGTATTCCCGAGAGCTTTGCGGCGGATCGGAGCGGTTTGTTATTGCCTGCCGGAAACATGGCATGTTGGCGGGACGCTATCCTCCGCTTGGCGGCGGATCGGCATTTATGCGCGGAGTTCGGTGCCGCCGGGCCGGAATATGCCCGGCATTTTGACGCCGGCATCATCGCCCGCAATTTTCTGGCCACCCTGGCGCGATGA
- a CDS encoding lysophospholipid acyltransferase family protein — MTEVQGNLKQKAVATLAAGILRGAGHLPRRWRAALGAMLGDVVRLSMSRVRKVVDANLAIAFPMMSLAQRLTLRRAHFRALGQAALELGPLWYWPLPRALGLIREVRGDDLVDAALAKGHGVILFTAHLGAWEAAVLYIGQRWPVTVLYMETRNPAVNARIVAGRGRSGAQLVPKEGGIRPLLHALHQGEAIGILPDQNVDPREGDYVPFFGRPACTTPLLGRLAARRGSPVFGLFAYRLPGGEGFRVEIVPMPESFPSGDATADATAMNAALETAIRKAPEQYWWVHRRFKDQPEGWDHPY; from the coding sequence GTGACAGAGGTGCAGGGTAACCTGAAGCAAAAAGCAGTGGCCACGCTGGCAGCGGGCATTCTGCGCGGGGCGGGGCACCTGCCGCGGCGTTGGCGGGCAGCTCTGGGCGCAATGCTCGGTGATGTGGTGCGGCTCAGTATGAGCCGGGTGCGCAAGGTGGTGGATGCCAACCTCGCCATTGCTTTCCCCATGATGAGTCTGGCCCAGCGGCTTACTCTGCGGCGCGCGCACTTCCGGGCACTGGGCCAGGCGGCCCTGGAGCTGGGACCATTGTGGTACTGGCCCTTGCCCCGCGCCCTCGGCCTGATCCGCGAAGTGCGTGGGGACGATCTGGTGGACGCCGCTTTAGCCAAAGGACATGGGGTGATTCTCTTCACCGCGCACCTCGGGGCCTGGGAAGCCGCGGTGCTCTACATCGGGCAACGCTGGCCGGTAACCGTACTCTACATGGAAACCCGCAATCCGGCCGTCAACGCCCGCATTGTGGCTGGGCGCGGGCGCAGTGGCGCGCAATTGGTCCCCAAGGAGGGAGGTATCCGCCCCCTGCTCCACGCACTGCATCAGGGAGAGGCCATCGGTATACTTCCGGATCAGAACGTCGATCCGCGCGAAGGGGATTACGTCCCGTTCTTCGGCCGTCCTGCCTGCACCACACCTTTGCTGGGCCGGCTGGCGGCGCGGCGCGGAAGCCCGGTGTTCGGACTCTTCGCCTATCGGTTACCGGGTGGTGAGGGTTTTCGTGTCGAGATTGTCCCCATGCCGGAATCCTTTCCGAGCGGGGATGCCACAGCCGATGCCACGGCGATGAATGCGGCACTGGAGACCGCCATCCGTAAAGCCCCTGAACAGTACTGGTGGGTTCACCGCCGTTTCAAGGATCAGCCGGAAGGCTGGGACCATCCCTATTAA
- a CDS encoding tyrosine-protein phosphatase: MKHPLVLLPDERRRYRRHQFWTDHGIFRELFYANFHEIAPGVFRSAQPSPVQLRHWQQKHGLCAVLNLRAPAPHEPHYRLEQEACDALGMMHLTLHGFGSRDLPERDKLLAGIAVLDQLPQPFLLHCKSGADRAGFISVLYLHLVLGIPLRVAQRQLRLWPFGHIRHANTGILDWFFISYHDAAARRPGLTLRAWIQDGYDREHILKNFRPWYRLDWLTDRILHRE; encoded by the coding sequence ATGAAACACCCCCTGGTGCTCCTGCCGGATGAGCGCCGCCGCTATCGGCGCCATCAGTTCTGGACGGATCACGGCATTTTCCGCGAACTGTTTTATGCAAACTTTCACGAGATTGCGCCAGGGGTGTTTCGCTCGGCCCAGCCGTCGCCGGTCCAGTTACGGCACTGGCAGCAAAAGCATGGTCTCTGCGCGGTATTGAACCTGCGTGCTCCGGCCCCCCACGAGCCCCATTACCGTCTGGAGCAGGAGGCTTGTGATGCCCTGGGCATGATGCACCTGACCCTGCACGGCTTCGGCTCCCGGGATCTGCCGGAACGCGACAAGTTGCTGGCGGGCATAGCGGTGCTGGATCAATTACCCCAACCTTTTTTGCTGCATTGCAAATCCGGCGCGGATCGGGCCGGTTTCATCAGCGTGCTGTATCTGCATCTGGTGCTGGGGATACCCCTCCGCGTGGCGCAGCGGCAACTGCGTTTGTGGCCCTTCGGTCATATTCGGCACGCCAATACCGGCATTCTCGACTGGTTTTTCATCAGTTACCACGATGCTGCCGCCCGCCGGCCCGGCTTGACCCTGCGTGCCTGGATCCAGGACGGGTATGATCGTGAGCACATCCTGAAAAACTTCCGGCCCTGGTATCGTCTGGACTGGCTGACCGACCGTATTTTGCACCGTGAATGA
- a CDS encoding glycosyltransferase family 2 protein, with amino-acid sequence MSTSYGDQVAVAASALSVIYITRDAGRLLRASLGSVVPLGAEIVLVDSGSTDDTLAIATEMGVKIIQRPWPGFGAQRQFAVESAENDWILMLDADEILRDQARSAIVDVVRSGDPHVAYALRRYNYLHGKAIRHGDWSRDYVVRLFNRRYGHYRPEDMVHESWYGQGETRRMQGYILDHHSFPSYADMLDKLRLYATLNAQQVHQRGKVLHAYMPMTHALAAFWRGYFWRLGFLDGVEGAAIAWTTALGAFMKYAMALELRDHSQR; translated from the coding sequence ATGAGTACTTCTTATGGAGATCAGGTGGCCGTGGCTGCTAGTGCTCTATCCGTTATTTATATTACCAGAGATGCCGGGCGTTTGCTGCGGGCATCGCTGGGCAGCGTAGTGCCGTTAGGTGCGGAAATTGTTCTGGTAGACAGTGGTTCTACGGATGATACGCTGGCCATCGCAACGGAAATGGGTGTAAAGATCATTCAAAGGCCTTGGCCCGGCTTTGGTGCGCAACGGCAGTTTGCCGTGGAGTCGGCGGAAAATGACTGGATACTGATGCTGGATGCGGATGAAATTTTGCGCGATCAGGCGCGTTCTGCCATTGTGGATGTGGTGCGGAGTGGCGACCCTCATGTTGCTTATGCGCTAAGGCGTTATAATTACCTTCACGGCAAGGCCATACGCCACGGAGACTGGAGCCGGGATTATGTGGTGAGGCTTTTTAACCGACGCTATGGGCATTATCGTCCCGAGGATATGGTGCATGAAAGCTGGTATGGTCAGGGGGAGACGCGGCGTATGCAGGGATATATCCTGGACCATCATTCTTTCCCGAGCTATGCGGATATGCTGGATAAACTGCGCCTCTATGCTACCCTCAACGCGCAGCAGGTCCACCAGCGCGGCAAGGTGCTCCATGCTTACATGCCCATGACCCACGCGCTGGCGGCTTTTTGGCGCGGCTATTTCTGGCGCTTGGGATTTCTGGATGGTGTGGAGGGCGCCGCTATTGCCTGGACCACGGCGCTGGGCGCGTTCATGAAATATGCCATGGCGCTGGAACTCAGAGACCATAGTCAGCGATGA